A single genomic interval of Halorubrum aethiopicum harbors:
- a CDS encoding YihY/virulence factor BrkB family protein, with product MSRRQTAALDTVRRVVDLALDRQVTFLAAAIAYYAFVSLVPALLLLVVVASAVFGETIAAGLVAAAGDFLTPAGEEAVAAAVYSASGRTGAGVLGAVVLLWSTLKVFRGLDTAFGALYGDESPPGFRDQVTDAVAVVLGVGAGIGVMVGLGAFLAAADAIPAVEAASILALPVVLTVVFLPLYYLLPEPAVGIREALPGAAVAAVGWTLLQAGFQVYAASAGQYQVYGVIGGVLLLVTWLYLAAVVVVGGGVVNVVLADRNVAAGVAGERDRARDARAPDRQLQHDRGRPTGMNGESDGAGDAGDAERPRGAPDVAALEEELGELRAEFDEFETDVEDRTVDKPELESELKRYVRARMRRGHARGWGPYLVLLYGTVLTLGAFAFLRGIYAIAAILVLGLSTLGLYTLFVLVGVGLNLIETPGKAIDYARNRGDD from the coding sequence GTGTCCCGCCGTCAGACAGCCGCACTCGACACCGTCCGTCGCGTCGTCGACCTCGCGCTGGACCGACAGGTGACGTTCCTCGCGGCCGCGATCGCCTACTACGCGTTCGTCTCGCTCGTCCCCGCGCTGCTGTTGCTCGTCGTCGTCGCGAGCGCGGTGTTCGGCGAGACGATCGCCGCCGGACTCGTCGCGGCCGCGGGCGACTTCCTCACGCCCGCGGGCGAGGAGGCCGTCGCCGCGGCCGTCTACTCCGCCAGCGGCCGAACCGGCGCGGGAGTTTTGGGGGCCGTCGTCCTGCTGTGGTCGACGCTGAAGGTGTTCCGCGGGCTCGATACGGCCTTCGGCGCGCTCTACGGCGACGAGTCGCCGCCCGGCTTCCGCGATCAGGTCACGGACGCGGTCGCGGTCGTGCTCGGCGTGGGGGCCGGCATCGGCGTGATGGTCGGTCTCGGTGCGTTCCTCGCGGCCGCGGACGCGATCCCGGCGGTCGAGGCGGCGAGCATCCTCGCGTTGCCCGTCGTGCTCACGGTGGTGTTCCTCCCGCTCTACTACCTGCTCCCGGAGCCGGCGGTCGGCATCCGGGAGGCGCTTCCCGGCGCGGCCGTCGCGGCGGTCGGCTGGACGCTGCTCCAGGCCGGCTTTCAGGTGTACGCCGCGAGTGCCGGTCAGTACCAGGTGTACGGCGTCATCGGCGGCGTCCTGCTCCTCGTCACGTGGCTCTACCTCGCTGCCGTCGTCGTCGTCGGCGGCGGCGTGGTCAACGTCGTGCTCGCGGACCGGAACGTCGCGGCCGGGGTCGCCGGCGAGCGCGACCGCGCTCGCGACGCCCGTGCGCCGGACCGGCAGTTACAACACGACCGCGGCCGACCCACGGGTATGAACGGCGAGTCGGACGGTGCCGGGGACGCCGGCGACGCGGAACGCCCCCGCGGCGCGCCGGACGTCGCGGCGCTCGAGGAGGAGCTCGGCGAGTTGCGTGCGGAGTTCGACGAGTTCGAGACGGACGTCGAGGACCGCACGGTCGACAAACCGGAACTGGAGTCCGAACTGAAACGCTACGTCCGCGCGCGGATGCGTCGCGGCCACGCCCGCGGCTGGGGACCGTACCTCGTCCTGCTGTACGGGACGGTCCTGACGCTCGGGGCGTTCGCCTTCCTCCGGGGGATCTACGCGATCGCGGCGATACTCGTCCTCGGGCTGTCGACGCTGGGACTGTACACGCTCTTCGTCCTCGTCGGCGTCGGGCTCAACCTGATCGAGACCCCGGGAAAGGCGATCGACTACGCGCGCAACCG